In Canis lupus dingo isolate Sandy chromosome 12, ASM325472v2, whole genome shotgun sequence, the following proteins share a genomic window:
- the VEGFA gene encoding vascular endothelial growth factor A translates to MNDGKEDELRAWAGADRSLGPQPGGSSGQLAYRRSSVLWSQAAPMAGGEHKPHEVVKFMDVYQRSYCRPIETLVDIFQEYPDEIEYIFKPSCVPLMRCGGCCNDEGLECVPTEEFNITMQIMRIKPHQGQHIGEMSFLQHSKCECRPKKDRARQEKKSIRGKGKGQKRKRKKSRYKPWSVPCGPCSERRKHLFVQDPQTCKCSCKNTDSRCKARQLELNERTCRCDKPRR, encoded by the exons ATGAATGATGGAAAGG AAGATGAGCTGAGAGCCTGGGCTGGGGCCGATAGAAGCCTTGGCCCCCAGCCTGGTGGGAGCTCCGGGCAGCTGGCCTACAGACGTTCCTCAGTGTTG TGGTCCCAGGCTGCGCCTATGGCAGGAGGAGAGCACAAACCCCACGAAG TGGTGAAGTTCATGGACGTCTACCAGCGCAGCTACTGCCGTCCCATTGAGACCCTGGTGGACATCTTCCAGGAGTACCCTGACGAGATCGAGTACATCTTCAAGCCATCCTGCGTGCCCCTGATGCGGTGTGGGGGCTGCTGTAATGATGAGGGCCTAGAGTGCGTGCCCACTGAGGAGTTCAACATCACCATGCAG ATTATGCGGATCAAACCTCATCAAGGCCAGCACATAGGGGAGATGAGTTTCCTGCAGCATAGCAAATGTGAATGCAG ACCAAAGAAAGATAGAGCAAGGCAAGAAAA aaaatcaattcgaggaaaggggaaggggcaaaAAAGAAAGCGCAAGAAATCCCGGTATAAACCCTGGAGCGT TCCCTGTGGGCCTTGCTCAGAGCGGAGAAAGCATTTGTTTGTACAAGATCCGCAGACGTGTAAATGTTCCTGCAAAAACACAGACTCGCGTTGCAAGGCGAGGCAGCTTGAGTTAAACGAACGTACTTGCAG ATGTGACAAGCCCAGGCGGTGA